A stretch of Paenibacillus mucilaginosus 3016 DNA encodes these proteins:
- the walK gene encoding cell wall metabolism sensor histidine kinase WalK: protein MKGVRFFQSIQMKLIIIYVLLILIAMQMIGVYFIKTLEDSLKSDFVKNRDDQALLLAQWVESYMIGTLDNNAENNKESLDRLNKFVNSLFTISKGEIQVISETGEVLTTSLASNQGVIGSKNTQTEVTRALQGIKDNQRMFTDLDGTRKMIIAKPIGSGVKVLGAVYLISSMDDVYNTLNRINQFLFSGTLIALALTALLGVLLSSTITNPIKALTRQATAVAEGRFDEKVQIMGQDEIGQLGNTFNFMMERLREALSLNEEEKERLASILSNMNDGLVATDDHGRVIVINRRAKQILQVNEDTTLGMPLSELLGSQEPMTRTEGGGNLSTMMEFFHEGEEEPLHVKVTYTNIYSKGKGAAGTIAVLQDVTGQEKLEQSRREFVANVSHELRTPLTTIKSYLEALEDGALEEPQLAGKFVSVARGETERMIRLVTDLLQLSRLDSKQAIISKDTADVTEMLEETADRFSFQLEQRMIGITVDVDPEVDEITLDRDRIDQVLDNLISNAIKYTPEGGHIRIHARRPDAAVLEISVQDNGIGIPKKDLSRIFDRFYRVDKARSRSAGGTGLGLSIAREIVKAHGGTIQLESELGQGTRVTFTLPYLPEEEVAL, encoded by the coding sequence CAGTGGGTCGAGAGCTACATGATCGGGACGCTCGATAATAATGCGGAGAATAACAAAGAGTCGCTCGATCGGCTCAACAAGTTCGTCAACAGCCTCTTTACGATATCGAAGGGTGAGATTCAGGTCATCAGCGAGACGGGTGAGGTGCTGACAACTTCGCTGGCCTCGAACCAAGGAGTCATCGGGAGCAAAAATACGCAGACGGAGGTCACGCGCGCCCTGCAGGGGATCAAGGACAACCAGCGGATGTTCACGGACCTCGACGGGACGCGGAAGATGATCATCGCCAAGCCGATCGGCTCCGGGGTGAAGGTGCTCGGCGCCGTGTATCTCATCTCGTCGATGGATGATGTGTACAACACGCTCAACCGGATCAACCAGTTCCTCTTCTCCGGCACCCTGATCGCTCTGGCGCTGACGGCGCTGCTGGGCGTCCTGCTGTCATCGACGATCACGAACCCGATCAAGGCGCTGACCCGCCAGGCAACCGCAGTGGCGGAGGGGCGCTTCGACGAGAAGGTGCAGATCATGGGGCAGGATGAGATCGGCCAGCTCGGCAACACGTTCAACTTCATGATGGAGCGGCTGCGGGAGGCTCTCTCGCTCAACGAGGAGGAGAAGGAGCGGCTCGCTTCCATCCTCTCCAACATGAATGACGGGCTGGTCGCCACCGACGATCACGGCCGGGTGATCGTGATTAACCGGCGGGCGAAGCAGATCCTGCAGGTGAACGAGGACACGACGCTCGGCATGCCGCTCAGCGAGCTGCTGGGCTCGCAGGAGCCGATGACCCGGACTGAGGGCGGCGGGAACCTGTCGACGATGATGGAGTTCTTCCATGAAGGCGAAGAAGAGCCTCTGCACGTCAAGGTGACGTACACGAATATCTACAGCAAGGGCAAGGGCGCGGCCGGGACGATCGCCGTGCTGCAGGACGTGACCGGGCAGGAGAAGCTCGAGCAGTCCCGGCGCGAGTTCGTCGCGAACGTCTCGCATGAGCTGCGGACGCCGCTGACGACGATCAAGAGCTATCTCGAGGCGCTCGAAGACGGGGCGCTCGAGGAGCCGCAGCTGGCAGGCAAGTTCGTCAGCGTGGCCAGGGGCGAGACGGAGCGGATGATCCGCCTCGTTACGGACCTGCTGCAGCTCTCACGGCTTGATTCGAAGCAGGCGATCATCTCCAAGGATACGGCCGATGTGACCGAGATGCTGGAGGAGACGGCCGACCGGTTCTCGTTCCAGCTCGAGCAGCGGATGATCGGCATCACCGTGGATGTGGACCCAGAGGTGGACGAGATCACGCTCGACCGGGACCGGATCGACCAGGTGCTGGACAATCTGATCTCCAACGCCATCAAGTATACGCCGGAAGGCGGGCACATCCGCATTCATGCGAGAAGACCGGATGCGGCCGTGCTGGAGATCTCCGTACAGGATAACGGCATCGGGATTCCGAAGAAGGACCTCAGCCGCATCTTCGACCGGTTCTACCGGGTGGACAAGGCCCGTTCCCGCAGTGCGGGAGGCACGGGACTGGGACTTTCGATTGCCCGGGAAATAGTCAAAGCGCACGGGGGGACGATCCAACTGGAGTCCGAGCTGGGCCAAGGGACCCGGGTCACCTTCACCCTGCCGTATCTTCCTGAGGAGGAGGTGGCCCTATGA